Proteins co-encoded in one Brassica oleracea var. oleracea cultivar TO1000 chromosome C4, BOL, whole genome shotgun sequence genomic window:
- the LOC106339040 gene encoding serine/arginine repetitive matrix protein 1-like: protein MRSNQRRTYRNDDRSRSYREHPPLSFRGNSHQRHPPAPPSRSYYREIPKERSGTGEATSASPKQSNGSSERGIPRARDPTHFSEKILEEARGEAKHALLQYTKCTDPSEREVRIERAKQAEERGQLEETALRIARRTSRTNLDAQYSESRSHERRSSSKRIGPASQIIAANAEENTNYQNSESRDRLPATLRLGPPLNDSERHEEQSLLSLDRSADRIPATQRLGPISSAEAIDDETDLPHLPAAKRKPGRPPGKKTRQEKSKGPVAAVPPRRTTSRSKPSPIRRKDTSTNAGTAKGKKNGKTKKGETSRAAQRPTGSTASDHTPIINLVPRSTRRRMDFQTPSLPAP from the coding sequence ATGAGATCTAATCAGCGACGTACCTATAGAAATGACGATCGATCGCGAAGCTATCGGGAACATCCTCCTCTGTCATTCCGGGGAAACTCCCACCAGAGGCACCCTCCGGCTCCCCCGAGCAGAAGCTATTATCGAGAGATTCCTAAGGAACGATCAGGCACCGGAGAAGCCACTTCAGCCTCACCAAAACAGAGTAATGGGTCATCCGAAAGGGGGATTCCCCGGGCTAGGGACCCAACTCACTTCTCTGAGAAGATATTGGAAGAGGCTAGAGGCGAGGCAAAACATGCTCTCCTGCAGTATACCAAGTGTACCGACCCCTCAGAAAGAGAAGTTAGAATTGAAAGAGCAAAGCAAGCAGAGGAACGTGGGCAACTAGAAGAAACTGCCTTACGTATTGCGCGTCGTACTTCTAGAACTAATCTGGATGCTCAATACTCTGAATCTCGTTCCCACGAACGTAGATCCTCCAGTAAAAGGATAGGGCCAGCCTCTCAAATAATAGCTGCCAATGCTGAGGAGAACACAAATTATCAAAACTCAGAGAGTCGAGACAGACTACCGGCAACTCTAAGACTCGGCCCTCCTCTAAATGATAGTGAGAGACATGAAGAACAGAGTCTTCTGTCCCTGGATCGCAGTGCTGACCGCATTCCAGCAACTCAACGCCTGGGACCTATCTCTTCTGCTGAGGCGATAGATGATGAAACTGACCTTCCTCACCTACCCGCAGCTAAACGCAAACCTGGTCGTCCCCCGGGGAAAAAGACAAGACAGGAAAAATCTAAAGGCCCGGTGGCTGCTGTTCCGCCAAGGCGAACTACCTCCCGCTCAAAACCGTCCCCTATTCGCAGGAAGGATACGTCAACAAACGCGGGAACAGCAAAAGGAAAAAAGAATGGTAAAACTAAGAAGGGTGAAACATCTCGAGCTGCTCAGCGCCCGACTGGTAGCACAGCATCAGATCACACCCCAATCATCAACCTCGTTCCACGCTCTACCAGACGAAGGATGGATTTTCAGACTCCATCCCTCCCCGCTCCTTAG
- the LOC106337510 gene encoding probable myosin-binding protein 4, giving the protein MDSNVIYDHQNVILGLAPVLTYAACEWFLIFLMLLEALLSYLLVWFARYCRLPLPCFLCSKLLHPLHWRLLLCRSHRSEVSSYISCLNHDNNLADCRGMCDDCLLSFTKTTGPNPDMNRLLLGKLGYDLLSTSHFAHPPRSCSCCDKPWRTRHHTQRLIRLGSRGAAKPNIPAAPRHHHLTRRGSGGSLKKMRNNLKAVDAGSRSDGMAHVGYAELKIHSESESEFLFTDDDAFFQTIDFSGETSERRVVHKSRSRESLKDKKVLKRKQPYLKDNKIHVKDHKPRERKLVDKTQKQEQAIEAGEDEGVLSELITMSEARPFSLDLPKEENAGGAVAQSENEAEVSGSSSPSGGEFLSPSGDNSTSHEVQIQADFDQNISHSAVETEASVDQKVCDHIDVPGSVADEPSSDEENGVERDLKPLTTNDEELNEVSENNAAEEYFSNEEEEAEVNAPSEPSTSKDVTGSFALEQSHCSHEEEDVDNGDSQPLTSNNMTGEHSSNEEEDVDNVTGSATEEHSGKEEHGETEPLPSPKISNEGTLLEHRDDKDSSKTTETLNTSDETVPELKQSASVESFVSISSDIEGETLVDLLKKQLEHDRNSLRDLSKELEEERNASAIAANQAMAMITRLQEEKAALHMEALQYLRMMDEQAEHDVDALERANDVLADREKEIQDLEMELEYYRVKYPDEPREEILASMGVLESIETSGHSTTDETSEKVPTDI; this is encoded by the exons ATGGATTCAAATGTCATATATGATCACCAAAACGTCATACTAGGCCTAGCTCCTGTGCTAACATACGCAGCCTGCGAATGGTTCCTCATATTCCTCATGCTCCTCGAGGCTCTTCTCTCCTACCTCCTCGTCTGGTTCGCACGCTACTGCAGACTCCCTCTGCCGTGTTTCCTCTGCTCCAAGCTCCTTCACCCTCTCCACTGGAGACTCCTCCTCTGCAGAAGCCACAGATCAGAGGTTTCATCTTACATATCATGTCTCAACCACGACAACAACCTCGCGGACTGTCGAGGAATGTGCGACGATTGTCTCTTGTCATTCACCAAAACGACCGGTCCCAATCCGGACATGAACAGGTTGCTCCTAGGGAAGCTAGGGTATGATCTTCTCTCCACAAGCCATTTCGCTCATCCTCCTAGATCGTGTTCTTGTTGCGATAAACCGTGGAGGACAAGGCACCATACACAGAGACTGATTAGGTTAGGCTCTAGGGGTGCTGCTAAACCTAACATTCCTGCTGCTCCAAGGCATCATCATCTTACTCGAAGAGGAAGCGGTGGGAGTTTGAAGAAGATGAGGAACAACCTTAAGGCTGTAGACGCTGGAAGCCGCAGCGATGGGATGGCTCACGTGGGGTATGCAGAGCTGAAGATTCACTCGGAGTCTGAATCAGAGTTCTTGTTCACAGATGATGATGCGTTCTTCCAGACGATAGACTTCAGTGGTGAGACGTCTGAGAGACGTGTTGTTCACAAGTCTCGGTCTCGGGAATCTTTGAAAGACAAGAAGGTGTTGAAGCGTAAACAGCCTTATTTGAAAGATAATAAGATTCATGTTAAAGATCATAAACCGCGTGAGCGTAAGCTTGTAGATAAGACTCAGAAGCAAGAACAAGCTATTGAAGCAGGGGAGGATGAAGGTGTACTCTCTGAGCTTATAACTATGAGTGAAGCTCGTCCGTTCTCATTGGACTTACCTAAAGAGGAAAATGCAGGAGGAGCAGTAGCACAAAGTG AGAATGAAGCTGAGGTAAGTGGCAGCTCATCTCCTTCTGGTGGGGAATTCTTGAGCCCTTCTGGAGACAATAGTACCTCTCATGAAGTCCAGATTCAAGCAGACTTTGATCAAAACATATCCCATTCAGCTGTAGAGACAGAAGCATCTGTGGATCAAAAAGTGTGTGATCACATAGACGTGCCTGGTTCTGTTGCAGATGAACCTTCTAGTGATGAGGAGAATGGTGTTGAAAGAGATCTCAAGCCTTTGACTACCAATGATGAAGAGTTAAATGAGGTTAGTGAAAACAATGCTGCAGAAGAGTATTTCAGTAATGAAGAAGAAGAAGCTGAGGTCAATGCACCTTCTGAGCCTTCAACATCAAAAGATGTAACTGGTTCATTTGCTTTAGAACAATCCCATTGCAGTCATGAAGAAGAGGATGTGGATAATGGAGACTCTCAACCTTTGACATCAAACAATATGACTGGAGAACATTCCAGTAATGAAGAAGAGGATGTGGATAATGTGACTGGTTCTGCCACAGAAGAACACTCCGGTAAAGAAGAGCATGGAGAGACTGAGCCTTTGCCGTCACCAAAGATCTCCAACGAAGGAACCTTATTAGAACATAGAGATGATAAAGATTCCTCCAAGACAACAGAGACTCTAAATACTTCAGATGAAACAGTACCGGAGCTAAAACAATCAGCTTCTGTGGAGTCATTTGTAAGCATTAGCAGTGACATTGAAGGAGAAACTCTAGTTGATCTGTTAAAGAAACAGCTAGAGCATGACAGGAACTCCCTAAGAGATTTGAGCAAAGAGTTAGAGGAAGAAAGAAACGCCTCAGCTATAGCTGCAAATCAAGCAATGGCGATGATCACACGGTTGCAGGAGGAGAAAGCAGCTCTTCATATGGAAGCTTTACAGTACCTGAGAATGATGGATGAGCAAGCTGAGCACGACGTTGATGCGCTTGAGAGAGCAAACGATGTATTAGCTGATAGGGAGAAGGAAATACAGGATCTTGAGATGGAGTTGGAATACTATAGAGTCAAGTATCCAGATGAGCCAAGAGAAGAGATCCTCGCTAGCATGGGAGTTCTTGAGAGTATAGAAACCAGTGGCCACTCAACAACTGATGAGACCAGCGAGAAAGTTCCAACAGACATTTGA
- the LOC106337511 gene encoding trigger factor, translating to MQTIIHNLPFCSFNSLIIERKQRSHLSSFVTLPPTFSVQPRFCARSTNKQFVAVCAAPSDVETSSKDESILITTVETGNSNEVKVHVEVSGEKTQTVFNTVFEKMVAAAQPIPGFRRVKGGKTPNIPREILLEILGYSKVYRQVIKKLINSAIEDYVKQEDLKVGKELSVEQSYEDLEETFEPGESFSFDATIKLQESS from the exons ATGCAGACAATCATCCACAACCTCCCGTTCTGTAGCTTCAACTCTCTC ATAATAGAACGGAAACAAAGATCTCATCTTTCTTCTTTTGTAACGCTTCCTCCAACTTTTTCAGTGCAACCAAGATTCTGTGCAAG ATCAACGAATAAACAGTTCGTAGCAGTTTGTGCAGCACCTTCAG ATGTTGAGACTTCTTCCAAGGATGAATCAATTTTGATTACGACAGTGGAGACCGGAAACAGCAACGAGGTTAAG GTGCATGTTGAAGTATCAGGAGAGAAGACTCAAACAGTATTCAATACTGTATTTGAGAAAATGGTGGCTGCAGCTCAGCCAATCCCGGGCTTCCGAAGAGTTAAAGGAG GGAAGACCCCAAAT ATACCCAGAGAAATTTTGTTAGAGATCCTTGGATATTCTAAAGTCTATAGACAGGTGATAAAGAAATTAATCAATTCTGCTATCGAAGACTATGTTAAACAG GAAGACCTAAAGGTTGGCAAAGAGCTGTCTGTTGAACAAAGCTATGAAGATCTTGAAGAGACATTTGAACCAGGTGAAAGTTTCAGCTTTGATGCTACTATTAAGCTTCAAGAATCGAGTTGA